The [Clostridium] colinum genome includes the window TGAAGGTGGTATTAAAGAGTTTGTAGGGCACATAAACAAAAATAAAATGCCTGTATATGAAGATATTTTTTATTGTGAAGGTACAAAAGATAATATCTTTGTAGAAGTTGCTTTTCAACACAACGACGGGTACTTAGAGAATAACTATTCTTATGTAAATAATATAAACACAATAGACGGCGGTACACACGTTGCAGGCTTTAGAAGCTCTGTAACAAAAACTGTAAATGACTATGGTAAAAAATTTGGTCTTTTAAAAGAAAATGAAAAAATAACAGGTGATGATATAAGAGAAGGGTTAACATCTGTTGTAAGTATAAAAATAGAAGAACCTCAGTTTGAAGGTCAAACAAAAGGTAAATTAGGCAGTAGAGAAGCCAAAAATGCAGTAGATAGTGTATTATCAGAGCATTTAACATACTTTTTAGAAGAAAATCCTAATATAGGTAAAATGATTATAGAAAAGGCTTTAGTTGCTTCTCGTGCTAGAGATGCGGCTAAAAAAGCTCGTGAACTTGTAAGAAGAAAATCAGCTCTTGAGGTTGGACGCTTACCAGGTAAACTTACCGATTGTAGTGAAAAAGACCCGTCAAAATGCGAATTATACATAGTAGAAGGTAACTCTGCCGGAGGGTCTGCTGTTAATGCTAGAACGCCAAAAACTCAAGCCATATTACCACTTAGAGGTAAAATATTAAACGTAGAAAAATCTAGACTTGATAAAATACTTGGCAATGAAGAAATACGTTCTATGATAACGGCTTTTGGGACAGGCATCCACGATGATTTTGATATAGAAAAACTTAGATACCACAAAATTGTACTTATGACAGATGCCGACGTAGACGGTGCTCATATTACAACTTTACTACTTACATTTATATTTAGATTTATGACACCACTTATAGAGAATGGATATGTTTATCTTGCAAAACCACCTCTTTATAAAATAGAAAAAGGTAAAAAAGAATATTATGCATATAGTGATGCAGAAAGAGATGAAATATTAGAACAAATAGGTACAGATGGGATAAAACCTATCCAACGTTACAAAGGGCTTGGAGAAATGGACGCTGAGCAACTTTGGGAGACAACTATGGACCCAGAAAAACGTATTTTATTAAGAGTAACTTTAGAAGATGCAAGGCTTGCTGATGAAGTGTTTGACCAGCTTATGGGTGATAGAGTAGAACCAAGACGTGAGTTTATACAAGAAAATGCAAAATTTGCAACAAACTTAGATATATAACATACTAAAGAAAGGATAAAACATTATGTCTGAAAATCAATTTGAACATTATGATAAGATAATAGATACAGAGATAGCAGATAAAATGAAAAGCTCTTACATAGAGTATGCAATGAGTGTTATTGTTTCTAGAGCCTTACCAGATGTTAGAGATGGTTTAAAGCCTGTTCATAGACGTATATTATATGCTATGAATAAACTTAACTTAGACCCTAGCAAAGGGTACAAAAAATGTGCTAATATAGTAGGAGAAACAATGGGTAAATATCACCCACACGGTGATGCCGCCATATATGATGCTTTAGTTAGAATGGCACAAGACTTTTCTATGCGTTATGTTCTTGTAGATGGACACGGTAACTTTGGGTCTATAGATGGATATCCAGCTGCAGCACATAGATATACAGAGGCAAAGCTTAGCAAAATAGCAGTAGAAATGTTATCCGATATAGAAAAAAACACAGTAGACTTTACAGACAACTATGATAGCACAGAAAAAGAACCAACTGTTTTACCTTCTAGATTTCCTAATCTTCTTGTAAATGGGTCATCTGGTATAGCCGTTGGTATGGCAACTAATATACCACCTCACAATCTTTCTGAGGTAATAGATGGTTTATTAAAAATAATAGATAACAAAATAGAAGAAAATAGAGAAACAGATATAGAGGAACTTTTAAATATTATAAAAGGTCCAGATTTTCCAACAGGTGCTACAATACTTGGTAAAGCCGGTATTAGAATGGCTTATACAACTGGTAGAGGTAGAATACGTGTTCGTTCTACAACAGAGATAGAAACAACTAAAACAGGTAAAGAAAGAATAGTTGTAACAGAAATACCTTATCAAGTTAATAAATCTCGTATGATAGAAAAAATAGCCGAGCTTGTTAAAGATAAAAAGGTAGAAGGAATAACAGATATAAATGATGAGTCAGATAGAAATGGTATAAGAGTTATTATAGAATGCAAAAAAGATGCTAATGCTAATGTTATATTAAATCAACTTTATAAATATTCTCAGCTACAAGAAAACTATAGCATAAACTTTTTATCTATTGTAGACGGTGAACCTAAAACATTAAATTTAAAACAAATTTTAGAATGTTATTTAAAACACCAACAAGAAGTTGTTACTAGAAGAACACAATTTGATTTAGATAAAGCTTTAAAAAGAGCTCATATTGTAGAAGGACTTTTAAAAGCTTTAGATTTTATAGATGAGATAATAAATATAATAAGGTCTAACAAAGATATAAAAGATGCTAAAGCTATACTTATGGAAAAGTTTGATTTTACACAAGAACAAGTAGATGCTATATGTGAAATGCGTCTTAGAAGCTTATCTGGTCTTGAAAGAGAAAAACTAGATGAAGAATATCAAAAACTTAGTGATTTTATAAAAGAAATGAAGGCTATTTTGGCTAGTGAAAACAGACTTTTACAAGTTATAAAAGAAGAGTTTTTACAAACAAAAGCTAAGTTTGGCGACGATAGAAAAACAGATATAGTTCAAGATGAAGGAGATTTATATATAGAAGACCTTATTGAAGATGAAATGAGCGTTATAACAATGACTCAACTTAACTACATAAAAAGATTACCTTTATCTACATATAAAAGCCAAAATAGAGGTGGAAAAGGCATAAAAGGTATGCAAACAAAAGATGAAGATTTTGTAAAAAATCTATTTTTAAGTAGCAACCATAGTTATATATATTTCTTTACAAATAAAGGAAAAGCCTACCGTATAAAAACTTTTGAAATACCAGAGGCAGGGCGTACGGCTAAAGGTACACCTATTATAAATCTTTTACAACTAGAAAATGGCGAAAAAATAACAGCTGTTATACCAGTTAAGCAAAATAAAGGTAGTGAAGATATAGCAAAAGACGAATACTTAGTTATGACTACTAAAAAAGGTGTTATTAAAAAGACAAAAATATCTATGTTTAATAATATTAGAAAAATGGGCCTTATAGCAGTAAGCCTTAGAGAAGATGACGAGCTTATATCTGTAAAGAAAATAACAGAAGGAAACCATATGTTTTTGGCTACAAAACTGGGTATGTCTATTATGTTTAACCAATCAGAAGTTAGAGATATGGGAAGAAGTGCAACAGGCGTTAAAGCTATTACATTAAATGAAAATGATGAGGTTGTTGCTTCAGAAGTTATAGAAGAAGACAAAAAAATACTTATAGTTTCTGAAAAAGGTTTTGGAAAATGTACAGACAGTAATGAATACAGAATACAATCTCGTGGTGGTAAAGGGCTTAAAACATATAAGATTACAGAACGAACAGGTAACGTTATAGACGTAAAAATGATAGATGATAAAGAAGAGCTTATTATGGTAACTTCAGAAGGTATTATTATTAGAATAAGAGCTAAAGATATATCTACAACAAGTCGTGTTACTCAAGGTGTAAAACTTATTAATGTTAGTGATGATGTTAAGGTTATGAGTGTTGCTAAAATATCTGAAGATTATATAGATAACGAAGAAGAAACAGAAGAACAAGTAGAAGATTAAGAAAATTATATATTTATTATAAAATAAAGGTTAAAGATTTTTCTTTAGCCTTTATTTATTGAAAATTTTAAAAATATTGGCGTAGGGGAGGGGATAAATTTAGTAAATTAATGGT containing:
- the gyrB gene encoding DNA topoisomerase (ATP-hydrolyzing) subunit B, which produces MKPEYNENQIQILEGLEAVRKRPGMYIGSTSSRGLHHLVYEIVDNAVDEALAGHCSDIEVSINKGNSIIVKDNGRGIPIGIHPQKGIPAVQVVFTILHAGGKFGGGGYKVSGGLHGVGASVVNALSEWLVVKIYNNGNIYEQKYSRGNVVTQLTVIGQCDKSMTGTEIEFKPDYEIFDELEYNYDTLKQRLQETAFLTKGIKIILKDLREDEIKEQTFHYEGGIKEFVGHINKNKMPVYEDIFYCEGTKDNIFVEVAFQHNDGYLENNYSYVNNINTIDGGTHVAGFRSSVTKTVNDYGKKFGLLKENEKITGDDIREGLTSVVSIKIEEPQFEGQTKGKLGSREAKNAVDSVLSEHLTYFLEENPNIGKMIIEKALVASRARDAAKKARELVRRKSALEVGRLPGKLTDCSEKDPSKCELYIVEGNSAGGSAVNARTPKTQAILPLRGKILNVEKSRLDKILGNEEIRSMITAFGTGIHDDFDIEKLRYHKIVLMTDADVDGAHITTLLLTFIFRFMTPLIENGYVYLAKPPLYKIEKGKKEYYAYSDAERDEILEQIGTDGIKPIQRYKGLGEMDAEQLWETTMDPEKRILLRVTLEDARLADEVFDQLMGDRVEPRREFIQENAKFATNLDI
- the gyrA gene encoding DNA gyrase subunit A → MSENQFEHYDKIIDTEIADKMKSSYIEYAMSVIVSRALPDVRDGLKPVHRRILYAMNKLNLDPSKGYKKCANIVGETMGKYHPHGDAAIYDALVRMAQDFSMRYVLVDGHGNFGSIDGYPAAAHRYTEAKLSKIAVEMLSDIEKNTVDFTDNYDSTEKEPTVLPSRFPNLLVNGSSGIAVGMATNIPPHNLSEVIDGLLKIIDNKIEENRETDIEELLNIIKGPDFPTGATILGKAGIRMAYTTGRGRIRVRSTTEIETTKTGKERIVVTEIPYQVNKSRMIEKIAELVKDKKVEGITDINDESDRNGIRVIIECKKDANANVILNQLYKYSQLQENYSINFLSIVDGEPKTLNLKQILECYLKHQQEVVTRRTQFDLDKALKRAHIVEGLLKALDFIDEIINIIRSNKDIKDAKAILMEKFDFTQEQVDAICEMRLRSLSGLEREKLDEEYQKLSDFIKEMKAILASENRLLQVIKEEFLQTKAKFGDDRKTDIVQDEGDLYIEDLIEDEMSVITMTQLNYIKRLPLSTYKSQNRGGKGIKGMQTKDEDFVKNLFLSSNHSYIYFFTNKGKAYRIKTFEIPEAGRTAKGTPIINLLQLENGEKITAVIPVKQNKGSEDIAKDEYLVMTTKKGVIKKTKISMFNNIRKMGLIAVSLREDDELISVKKITEGNHMFLATKLGMSIMFNQSEVRDMGRSATGVKAITLNENDEVVASEVIEEDKKILIVSEKGFGKCTDSNEYRIQSRGGKGLKTYKITERTGNVIDVKMIDDKEELIMVTSEGIIIRIRAKDISTTSRVTQGVKLINVSDDVKVMSVAKISEDYIDNEEETEEQVED